The stretch of DNA GCAGTTCTTGATCTCTGCAGGGATTGGGCCATGCAGGCTGTTCTGGTGCAACGCTCTGATGAACAAACCGGCCGGGGGTTCAAAAATGAGAGAGGGGCAGGAGGTGCAGATAGAGCACGCATccagtaaaatttttttttttttttaaaaaaagaggaaactTTAGAGAATGTgtggagagaaagagagagagaggactcCGAGGAGTGGTGAAGAGAAAAAATCTTACATCCTCTGCAGCTTATCGAGCCTCCCGATGCTAGGTGAAATGATGCCCCCAAGCTGCATGTAAGGGAGATTTCTGGCAGAAAAGAAGAGACTGGTTATTGAGGTGCAAGGAAAGAACACATCGAGAGGGGATTGCATAGAACATGTTTGTTGCTTGAGAGAAGCAAAAGGGAAAATATGAGGAGCGGTCACATGGATTGGACCCTGAGGTCGGGGAAGGAGCAGGAGATGCCCTCCCAGCCGCAGGGGTTTGGGTCGGAGGGCTTCCAGCTCGTCAGGCGCTGGCTGCTGCCATTGAAGGCCAGCTTGAGGTCGAGCAATGCCTGGCCTGCGCGCAAGCCCACCCCCACATTTACTTGGTTACATTATGTACACTGGGATGTGCAGGAACCAGAGCcatcatccatccatggatGCAGACGCAGCCATGGATATGCAGATGCagcaaagagagagagagagagtaccgTCCGGGGTGAGGGCCATGGAGGTGGAGCAGAGcatcgaggcggcggcgaggaggaggagggcggcgaccaCCTTCCGAGGAATCCCATGGCCGCTCATCTTGCTGTCCATGGTTGGCTCTCTGTCTGTGCAGTGAGAACGAACGAGAGTGAAGAAAAGAGTTGAGGGAGGGGGGAGGCTTGTGTTGTGTGCGTTTTGAAAGGTGGCTGCGGCCACCTGACATGCAGGGCACGCCTGTCAGTGAGAGAGGATGTGTGGTGTCTGTAGCAATTTTCTTCTCGAAAAGCCGCCAAACACTGCTCAGGTCTACACCCTTCgtcttaaaataaaccaattactgcgttttttattaaatttttgactctttgtcttatttgaaattttttatgattaatgtttttattgttattacatgatatgataaaatataaatagtacttgcatgtgactattttttttcaattttttaataaactcttcaaataagacggatggtcaaacgctctATAGGCAAAACTCAGgaatcaataattttatatttatattagtacACTCAATGCActtgccttttctttctttctttcttttatttgtttttcttcagcAGCTACTGCACTACTTTGGAGTACAGACAAACTATACCACCTGTCTGTCCGTACATACAGCACGCATACTACGAATGTAAAAGACATACATGCAGATACTACAAGCCTCTTGCCATGGCATACGAGGGTGTCTCATCATACATACACATGCAAAATAATGCCTTAATATGTACTGTGCTTACTAAGTAATGTCGTGTTGTTCCCTGACAGAAGAATGTccatagttatttaatagtataaatatatgtatatatatatgaaattaactaatataaaattgaaaatctgctttgataataaatttatatatagttttttttcaaagtgtCCTTCCTTTCGTTGCGTTTTGGGCTGTCTAAAACATTGCATTAACTCTGTCTGTATACAGTACTCCTGCTCCCTTtgtagaaataattaatttttcgcCACATTCTTAGAGATAGcactaacatatttatcactgggctcacatgtcatagacacatgactGTCCATGTGTCATAGACAACGGGTGGCAGATATGTTATgtgctatttttaaaagtggcaACAAGTTAAATGCCCCCCAATTGTAAGGATTGAGCGAGCATCAAGACAGGAACAACAAAACACAAAATGACATTCTACTATACTATCCCAAGGTCgaaagattatttatttttttcatagatatttaaaagtatgaacaataaaattagttgTTGTAAAGTAAAAGATCCATTTTATAGATGTGATGAATATCTATAAaagcttttgcaaaaaataaactatttattAGTTTGGAAGGCACGCGTAgaaagcaaagaaaaatataggaatactCAGAGAAAAAATGCACAACATTAATAACATTATAtgaataaaccaaaaaaaactatggtgaagtagatttttctaaataaaaaaattgaaccttttggtttttatttttaaaaataaattgtttaaaaacttattattaGATAAGAATTTTTTGACCACGTTATCTCGTCTAACCTGGCTAAATAATGATGTTATGATatggcagcagcagtagcataATAACATTATTTAACCATATCTAAGTAGTGACGTAACAAAAAGAATAACAGTACTAGCATGACAAAAGAATACTAACCCGTCAAATCCTCGTAGACATGGCAGTGTTTTTTATCATGCTTTAAGAGAGGCTAGGGCAAGTGCCAACTAATAGGCCTAATTCATCTAACAATagttctaataaaaaaaccaacacGATTGTCATAGTATAAgaaattatctataaaaactattttctaCCATGGAGGTGTTTTTGAGTAATAAtggttttctctctctcctaacTCTATATATTCCACCAATGGTGAGCATGTCCCATGCTTCTTAGAAACCAGTGGTTTCTTCTCAATGGTTAATTTATGGTTTCTTGGTGCATTAGGTGAAGAGAAGACTTGTTTCTTCATGAGAAAAtcatttctaagtttttcactctctttcttctctaaTTATGTTGCCATgtcatcattttgcttatgtgacAAGCTATTTAATGAGAATAGAAACCACCCTTAATACAACATTGGGGCTGTCCTAATactcaattcatacaatacaatagttacttataaaatattaatacatagtctcacatattATATACACACTGTGTCTTAGAGCTCTTGCTGTAGCTAggtacaaattagtagtccactgCTCTCTCTATTCTCTcgtatctctttaaaatatgtttatagttagaAGTGACGGATCTAGCCAACGAGTTAGGGGGTTCTGAATACTTTAGATAGAGTTTCGGCCACCTTACTATTAATctttgccataaaattttagcggAGTCTTCATGAGGACTCTAATGGCTTTAACAGGGGTAGCGGGAGCTCAAGCTCATGTTGGATCCGCCCTTGTCCCCTGATAGTTGGATTATGGTCTACTATCGTGCCTGATCTTGCGGGGTTAAAAAGTTGAGAATTAGAAACAAGTTTCAAAAGGGTGTAGTATTAAAGTTATCAAACAAAAATgttcaataataataatattaaatcgGTGAAGTAGCCGTTGATAATGGAACGTGGTGATGGATGAtggcccaccaccaccaacaacaacaattaACACCCGTTACTTGAAAcagcagcagtagtagtatGCATTGGCATTGCAGGGGATGTTTGAAAACCAGAGACAGAAAAGACGAGCGAGCACGTACCACCAATTCGATTCGATCCACATTTTGGGGTTCAAAAAAACATCTCCTGGAACTCCAGCTGGAGCGTTAAATTTGCAACATGAACAAGACAAGGCGGGTGCAGTCAGAACCGTACCCGGTAGGTTCATGTGCCTATTAAATTAGTATTTGTCACTGCCACTACTCCACTTATTACTGTGTACAGTCTAAGTAGTacggccccgtttagttctaaaaaatttttacctaaaaacatcacattaaatttttagacacctaaatagagtattaaatatagataaatcgaaaaagTAAtgacacagttatgtgagaaattgtgagacgaatcttttgaacctaattagtacatgattagccataagtgctacagtaacccatgcgctaatgacggattaattaggctcaaaagattcgtctcgcggtttccacgccagccgtgaaattcgttttttattcgtgtccaaaaactccttctgacattcggtcaaacgtctaATGTGACATGCAAAAGTTTTCATTCactaactaaacaccccctacgTTGTGACTGGGAAAATCTAGGGGTGGCTGATTGacatttttaaacaaaattaaatgataatatttattaaaaaaagataatttataaatattttttttatgtacgtGGTCTTGATGATCTAGAAATCAAGACCAGAGAATAAAAACTACAATggaaccctaaaatcaactctaatttaatattataactttaaattttagcttatacaTGTAAGCAGAACAAAAAGTTTAGTGTATTATTTCACGTAATacgaattttagattattatatcTTCTTTAATATCCGTGCACATACTCCGTATTAATCTTATATTGCGTGGCCCATCCCTTCCTTCTCCGGCAGGTTGCTCACACCCAAACAAAGACATCTCACTAGCTCACCTCCTCTTATAATAGCTAATCCATATAAGacgaattttagattattatatcTTCTTTAATATCTGTGcacatattaatctttaaTATCAGCTCTCGAATTCGATCGAAATCATCTGTGCGACTTGATCACCAACTCACCGCCAACCAGTACAGTTCATTGCAGGCTTTCAATTAAGTGGGCTTGAGGTGTTGGGAAAACTGTTTGGGCCAGCCCATCCACGATTTTCtaataaagaaaatcaatTTGCATCCCTCGATTATTTGCCAAATCATGTTCACGTCCCACGGCTGTAAAATCGAATAGACAAGTCTTCTTCAACTGTAGCACGATTTGAACTGGCATGAAAAGTTTAACAAAAGGGAAATTATatgggaaacagtttttagcacacggtgtgagtacacccgtgtgcttgcatgccatctaaatagtcattaaaaatatgaaattttttttgacaagatagattaatatgagttatatcacttcaccatgcaagtttaaattctaacttctataagttgtagcaaaaaacaaataaaacttaaactaactatacgcatattcataattatttttattatttttgctacaacttgtagaagatgaatttaaacttgcatgttggtagagtgatataactcatattaaactatcttgttaattttttttcatattttttatgactgtttagatgacatgcaagcaacgAGTGCAcctacacccgtgtgctaaaaaattgcttccgaaattatatatatactcggttttctctttgttttcttcttgcaGCTTCATTCACCCCTGCATTTACATATAAACCGGATCGATTCGTGCTGCACATTTTTAGGTAGAGaagatgtatatatgtttcattttCATACTGTCGGTAGGACTCGTATATATAGTGAGTAGTAGTCAAGTGAGAATTTGTTTCATGGAcaccatgcaatgcaatgcatggAGCTGTCTGCATGTCACGCTCGATCACGCCAtggccggcgcgccgccgtcgaactCCATTtcaagctcgccgccgccgccgtccgtccTCTTGCTCCTGTACCAGAAGGCGCAAGCCACGAAGTAGCCCAGGttggccgccgccatggctccCACCACGAGGTAGAAGAGGTCCACGCGCCCCTTGTTCAGGTCCTGCGCCAGCCACCCCGTCCCCGACTGCACCGCCGTCACCATCGCCCCGCTCGCGTAGCTCGCCACCGCCAGCCCCAGCGGCGACAGCGCCCCGGCCACGCTCCTCATGCTCTCCGGCGAATCCTTGTAGCACAGCTCGTTCAGCCCGATCGCCGCGAACGCCTCCGACAGCCCCGCCATCGCCTGCTGCGGCACCATCCACGCCCACGACGACCCTGAccccacgccgcgccgccgtcgctccaccgccgccgccatcgccatcgtcgCCACCGACAGCGCCAGCCCCAAGCCGATGCGTTGGAGCTGGCTGATCCCGTCCTCCCGCCCCGTCACCCGCCGCAGCGCCGGCACCACCACGCGGTCGTACACCGGCAGCCACGCCGTCAGCGCCAGCATGTTGAACACCACCATGGAGCCCGGCGGCACCTCGAACCCCGACCGCCCCACCCGGCGGTCCGACTGCATCACCTGGAACACCGTGTACGTGCCCAGCTGCGTCAGCACCACGAAGTACACGATCGACGTCGACCACACCGGGACGATCCGCGCCAGCAccttcacctcctccacctgcTGCACCGTGCACAGCCGCCAcgggttcgccgccgccgcgctcccgtccggccccaccaccaccgtgtCCTCCGctgtcaccgccgccgccttgtcCAGCCACCGGAACTGGTCCGTGTACGCGAGCTTGGCCACCAGCTTGCTCCGGTGCGGCGGGTCGAACAGGTCGtcggcgggcgccggcgcaggGAGGCGCCTCTTgcgcgtggcggcgacgagcaccTGGGCGAAGCTGGTGAAAGGGCTGCCGTCGGGACGGACGCGGACGTAGAGGCGCGTGCCCATGAAGAAGAGGACGCAGGAGAGGCCCATGAGCGCGGTGGGCACGGCGAGGCCGATCGCCCAGTTGATGTTGCTCTGGAGGTAGATGATGAGCGTGGCGGACACCATCATGGCGATGGTGAAGGTGAAGTAGTACCAGTTGAAGAAGCTGGCGATgccccggcggccggcggcggtgcccgGGTCGAACTGGTCGGCGCCGAAGGCGAGGTTGCAGGGGCggatgccgccggcgccgaggacgAGGAAGGCGAAGGAGGcgaggagcgcggcgagctgggagTGCGTGGGGCCctggcaggaggaggaggtgcagGACGGCGGGTGCAGGGagcggagggcggcggtgaGCGTGAGGAGGAGCATGCCGAGGAAGGAGgtgaaggaggcggcggcgagggtggcgtaGCGGCCGAGGTAGGCGTCGCAGAGGAAGGCGCCGAGGAGAGGGGCGAGGTTGGTGGTGCCGGAGAAGACGTtgaggagggtggcggcgcggacgCTGGGGATGTGGAAGACCGTCGTCAGGTACACCAGCAGgttcgccgtcgtgccgatCGTCCCCAGCCTTTCGCATGTCTCGTTCCCTGAATTCCATTCCATTCATTTTACTCAATTTATTGCCAAATCATGATGaatgtttatgttttaagGGACCGTATATGTGACAGTCtgctgaaaaaaattgtaatatcAGCAGGATTTTTGACCGTACGATACAGCATATGTACCATCCAAAAAAACCTGCAcgcaaaacatatttttttttgtgtcatTCAGCAGTTTTATATGTGAACTGGAAAAAAGGTAGCCCACTAAAGTTGGTCTTGGGCTTTTAAAATACTTGAATACTAAAGTGGTTTTGCCACTTAAgagagttttttctttttatatatgttctatttaaaatttaaaattttgtttgaagaTTTACAAATCTATACCCCCAATGCCTCCaggagggttttttttttccaaacactCTTCTAATAGACGTTTTTTATGACTTGGTAAACATAAGTTGGAACCCATGGGCAGCGAACCAACAAAGGCAAACAATTTATAAACGCTTTCCTTGTGCACTTCCTCATAGTGGGCAACTAGAGGGTTGTCTGCAAAAGTTCACGGAAAGGGCACGCGCGAGAGAAGGGAGCCTACCAAGTGGTCCCCTTGCCGCCCATTGCcatgacatttttttcttccatagGGCCTCTAGAAAAGTTGTCAACCCCATTCGCGGAAGGGAGGGTCCTTAGCAATTTGAGAAATTA from Oryza brachyantha chromosome 12, ObraRS2, whole genome shotgun sequence encodes:
- the LOC102705870 gene encoding protein NRT1/ PTR FAMILY 2.11-like isoform X2, producing the protein MEWNSGNETCERLGTIGTTANLLVYLTTVFHIPSVRAATLLNVFSGTTNLAPLLGAFLCDAYLGRYATLAAASFTSFLGMLLLTLTAALRSLHPPSCTSSSCQGPTHSQLAALLASFAFLVLGAGGIRPCNLAFGADQFDPGTAAGRRGIASFFNWYYFTFTIAMMVSATLIIYLQSNINWAIGLAVPTALMGLSCVLFFMGTRLYVRVRPDGSPFTSFAQVLVAATRKRRLPAPAPADDLFDPPHRSKLVAKLAYTDQFRWLDKAAAVTAEDTVVVGPDGSAAAANPWRLCTVQQVEEVKVLARIVPVWSTSIVYFVVLTQLGTYTVFQVMQSDRRVGRSGFEVPPGSMVVFNMLALTAWLPVYDRVVVPALRRVTGREDGISQLQRIGLGLALSVATMAMAAAVERRRRGVGSGSSWAWMVPQQAMAGLSEAFAAIGLNELCYKDSPESMRSVAGALSPLGLAVASYASGAMVTAVQSGTGWLAQDLNKGRVDLFYLVVGAMAAANLGYFVACAFWYRSKRTDGGGGELEMEFDGGAPAMA
- the LOC102705870 gene encoding protein NRT1/ PTR FAMILY 2.11-like isoform X1; translated protein: MEVEAMLPPSQEQRKLVPDQLKQKQQHISGVGVGVRYHGWKAMPYVIGNETCERLGTIGTTANLLVYLTTVFHIPSVRAATLLNVFSGTTNLAPLLGAFLCDAYLGRYATLAAASFTSFLGMLLLTLTAALRSLHPPSCTSSSCQGPTHSQLAALLASFAFLVLGAGGIRPCNLAFGADQFDPGTAAGRRGIASFFNWYYFTFTIAMMVSATLIIYLQSNINWAIGLAVPTALMGLSCVLFFMGTRLYVRVRPDGSPFTSFAQVLVAATRKRRLPAPAPADDLFDPPHRSKLVAKLAYTDQFRWLDKAAAVTAEDTVVVGPDGSAAAANPWRLCTVQQVEEVKVLARIVPVWSTSIVYFVVLTQLGTYTVFQVMQSDRRVGRSGFEVPPGSMVVFNMLALTAWLPVYDRVVVPALRRVTGREDGISQLQRIGLGLALSVATMAMAAAVERRRRGVGSGSSWAWMVPQQAMAGLSEAFAAIGLNELCYKDSPESMRSVAGALSPLGLAVASYASGAMVTAVQSGTGWLAQDLNKGRVDLFYLVVGAMAAANLGYFVACAFWYRSKRTDGGGGELEMEFDGGAPAMA